Below is a genomic region from bacterium.
GTTCAGGAGTCCCTCAACTCGATCCTGGAGCCTTTAGGGGTCATTATCACCAGGGTCTCCACCAAGGACTACCGGTTCCCCCCCGCCTATCAGCAGGCCATCGAGGACCGCAAGGTCGCCGACCAGCAGGCTGAAAAGAACAAATCCCAGGCCAAGGCTGCCGAGGAGGAGTACCGCCGCAAGGTCGCCGACGGCCAGGGCCAGGTCAACCGCGTCATCGCCGAGGCGGACGGCGAGTTCGAACGGGCCAAGCTCGAGGCCGACGCCTATTTTCAGCAGCAGGGTCAGATCGCCAAGGCCATCGAGGCGGAGGGCCTTGCAGATGCTGCGGGTATCAGGGCCATGAACCGGGCTCTTACCGGTTCCGGTGGCGAGGCGCTGGTGAAACTGCGGATCGCAGAGGCCCTCAAGGGCAAGAAGATCTACCTGCTCCCTGTTTCCGAGGGAGGGATCAACCTGAAGACAACGGACATCAACGACCTTCTCAAGGTCTACGGTTTACAGAGCATGGCCAAGCGGGCGGCGCCCGCTCCACAGGCTGAAAAGCCCGCTGAGGCCAAATGAGGGAGGATTGTCGTTTCGTTTAAATAACAGCCGTGTTTCAGGGTTTTTTGAAACACGGCTGGGAAGGAGCGCCCATGAAGTTCAACAAGGTCCAGAAGTTCCTG
It encodes:
- a CDS encoding SPFH domain-containing protein, yielding MRSLKPFLLLAVMSSFLISGCWPHQAGPTEVGVRTVKFGIFKKRGVEEKYYAPGKTYFFMPIINDWHTFDTKLQTMEMTFDPKRGDLRARDDLLFKTIDGNDISLDVIIQYRIDPMKAPNILQNVAEDDFLLRQKVVRTVVRSVPRDVFGELKTEDFYISGQRQEKAEKVQESLNSILEPLGVIITRVSTKDYRFPPAYQQAIEDRKVADQQAEKNKSQAKAAEEEYRRKVADGQGQVNRVIAEADGEFERAKLEADAYFQQQGQIAKAIEAEGLADAAGIRAMNRALTGSGGEALVKLRIAEALKGKKIYLLPVSEGGINLKTTDINDLLKVYGLQSMAKRAAPAPQAEKPAEAK